One segment of Paenibacillus sp. FSL R7-0337 DNA contains the following:
- a CDS encoding AraC family transcriptional regulator produces the protein MYAWEAIQKTLDYMEERISENQEIDGLAAIAALSPFYYQRLFSRLVKKPVREYIRYRRLANACEALSCKENRILDVALEWGFGSHEGFTRAFKEAYGMTPEQYRDHPVRLNQFIKPDLSLSNTMIDEGVPLISDGLILEINRRTLEQPIMFIGLSNYAPIDGQMPLGEATGVDVPGEVWRQFHERKGSINRLPAGRELGVAFMGDAPSGNFTYFAGAEALPDADPGEFKIWQLPDREYVVFGFEAESFEELVTSALYKALNYSDLWLKKHGMINMLYVPELYYESTPGASYMELWIPADKQQQG, from the coding sequence ATGTACGCATGGGAAGCCATTCAAAAAACGTTAGATTATATGGAAGAACGCATCAGCGAAAACCAGGAGATCGATGGTTTGGCCGCCATTGCCGCTTTATCCCCATTTTATTACCAAAGGTTGTTCTCTCGTCTAGTGAAGAAGCCAGTCCGGGAGTACATCCGCTACCGGCGTCTGGCAAATGCCTGCGAAGCACTGAGCTGCAAGGAAAACCGTATTCTGGACGTGGCTTTGGAGTGGGGATTTGGTAGCCATGAGGGCTTCACCCGAGCTTTCAAAGAGGCCTACGGAATGACGCCTGAGCAGTACCGAGACCATCCGGTAAGGCTGAATCAGTTTATCAAACCGGATTTGAGTCTGAGCAACACGATGATCGATGAAGGAGTGCCGTTGATTAGCGATGGTCTGATTCTGGAGATTAACCGGAGAACGTTGGAGCAACCTATCATGTTTATTGGTTTGAGCAACTATGCTCCCATTGATGGCCAAATGCCTCTTGGAGAAGCTACCGGGGTAGACGTGCCTGGAGAGGTGTGGAGACAATTTCACGAGCGTAAGGGCAGCATAAACCGGCTTCCTGCAGGCCGGGAGTTGGGGGTAGCCTTTATGGGGGATGCTCCCAGCGGCAATTTCACCTATTTTGCCGGAGCAGAGGCGTTGCCGGATGCAGACCCCGGGGAGTTCAAGATATGGCAGCTGCCAGACAGGGAATATGTGGTTTTTGGCTTCGAGGCGGAGAGTTTCGAGGAATTGGTAACTTCCGCTCTCTACAAAGCGCTCAACTACAGCGACCTGTGGCTAAAAAAGCACGGCATGATCAACATGCTCTATGTACCGGAACTATATTACGAAAGCACCCCTGGAGCAAGCTATATGGAATTGTGGATTCCCGCAGACAAGCAGCAACAAGGTTAG
- a CDS encoding transglutaminase family protein has product MSAYLKETELLNYSHPLIQQIVHSRRWDSMSRKEQILGIYNYVRDEIRFGYNRADDIPASEVLQDGYGQCNTKGVLFMALLRAVGVSCRIHGFAIDKKLQKGAMKGWYYQLSPREIIHSWVEVLYEDKWLNIEGFILDVPYLTKLQQKFEQCTGSFCGYGAATDNFQNPQIYWNENDTYVQKEGIVQDFGIYDSPDAFFSAHPQGLSPVKKIVYTKVVRHLMNRNVDHIRQG; this is encoded by the coding sequence ATGAGTGCATACTTGAAGGAAACGGAATTGCTGAACTATTCTCACCCGTTGATCCAGCAAATTGTTCACAGCCGCCGGTGGGATTCGATGTCCAGGAAGGAACAGATTCTCGGCATCTATAACTACGTTCGTGACGAAATCCGATTCGGCTACAACCGGGCGGACGATATTCCGGCCTCGGAAGTCTTGCAGGATGGCTACGGCCAGTGTAATACAAAGGGAGTGCTGTTTATGGCGTTGCTCCGGGCTGTGGGCGTGTCATGCCGTATACATGGATTTGCTATTGATAAGAAGCTGCAAAAGGGGGCCATGAAAGGCTGGTATTACCAGCTCTCCCCCCGGGAGATCATTCATAGCTGGGTTGAAGTGCTATATGAGGATAAGTGGTTGAATATTGAAGGATTCATACTGGACGTTCCTTATTTGACCAAGCTTCAGCAAAAATTCGAACAATGTACGGGTTCCTTCTGCGGATATGGCGCTGCAACAGATAATTTTCAAAATCCGCAAATTTATTGGAATGAAAATGATACCTACGTGCAAAAAGAAGGAATCGTTCAGGATTTCGGGATCTACGACAGCCCTGATGCCTTCTTCTCCGCTCATCCGCAAGGGCTTAGTCCGGTTAAGAAAATAGTCTACACCAAGGTGGTCCGGCATCTGATGAACCGGAATGTTGATCACATCAGGCAGGGGTAG
- a CDS encoding AraC family transcriptional regulator yields MMNLYGAEHHLMVVSDSIDAEEHRHSFLQVTISLTGEFDIEVAGLSLRCPGMIINSNVVHRLKEAGHPLMLLLIDSTSEMAASFKRVLEGQPYHVFPHEVMRSIRALVQKEYAGVKDPDSYRSFLEQLMRLLGVEQVKPTIVDPRIRELIQLLKDCTDSEHSVSHYARQLGLSNSRLSHLFKENTGISLSGYMVLHKLEKAIYFIFAGHSVTDAAMAAGFDSPSHLAATSRQLLGMTAKDIRKDSVFLKVSSLH; encoded by the coding sequence ATGATGAATTTATATGGAGCGGAGCATCACCTGATGGTGGTGTCCGATTCGATTGATGCGGAAGAGCACCGGCATTCTTTTTTACAGGTGACGATCTCGCTAACAGGCGAATTTGACATTGAGGTAGCGGGGCTAAGCTTGCGTTGTCCAGGCATGATTATCAATTCAAACGTCGTTCATCGCTTAAAAGAAGCAGGACACCCGTTGATGCTCCTTCTGATCGACAGCACCTCTGAGATGGCTGCAAGCTTTAAGCGGGTTCTGGAGGGGCAGCCGTACCATGTGTTCCCGCATGAAGTGATGAGGAGTATCCGTGCATTGGTGCAAAAGGAGTACGCCGGCGTTAAGGACCCGGACAGCTATCGTTCTTTTCTGGAACAACTTATGAGGCTATTAGGTGTAGAGCAGGTGAAACCCACTATTGTTGATCCGAGAATCAGAGAGCTTATTCAGCTCCTCAAAGATTGCACCGACTCCGAACACTCCGTCAGTCATTACGCCCGGCAGTTAGGTTTATCCAACAGCAGATTGTCGCATCTTTTCAAAGAAAATACAGGTATTTCGCTTAGCGGGTACATGGTGCTGCACAAGCTGGAGAAAGCAATCTATTTCATTTTTGCGGGTCATAGCGTTACGGATGCGGCGATGGCTGCAGGCTTTGACAGCCCGTCCCACTTAGCTGCTACCAGCAGGCAGTTGCTGGGCATGACGGCGAAGGATATCCGTAAAGATAGCGTCTTTTTAAAAGTTTCCAGCCTGCATTAA
- a CDS encoding serine hydrolase domain-containing protein, translating to MFLQKEVVHTSKDKYLALTDHVIRAKDLISCSAAATLIIHNDTIVNESYFGSYELNSKIQSVMPSTRFNVASVRKSYIGFAVSLALYQNKLSSMDDYISDYLEDLNLAAVQGVRIRHLLTHTHGLKNNHEKLFPPGTSWNYNNVGINMLIRLIQKLFETPLSEVMQQYVFKPCNFIETGWCKNREANLVWLNEEYADDQGGEANLFVSARELAYWGYLHLNRGLVNGRQIVPKEVIEQATSNQSPANLDDTLPRNGFAWWIQDKPRAISEIGNTLPPGSYQILGLTGCACLVIPEHRIVAVRMYNQTGPNPPGYDYLEDIKAFGDKVLSCSLNSASLYV from the coding sequence ATGTTCTTACAAAAAGAAGTAGTACATACCAGTAAGGATAAGTATTTGGCGCTTACTGACCATGTAATTAGAGCTAAGGACCTGATTTCCTGTTCCGCAGCCGCTACACTTATCATCCATAATGACACCATTGTTAATGAAAGCTACTTTGGCTCATATGAGCTTAATTCAAAGATACAATCTGTAATGCCCTCAACCCGGTTTAATGTTGCTTCCGTAAGAAAATCATACATTGGCTTTGCGGTCAGTTTGGCCTTATACCAAAATAAGCTTTCAAGCATGGATGATTATATTTCAGATTACTTAGAGGATCTAAACCTAGCCGCTGTCCAAGGAGTTAGAATAAGACATTTATTAACACATACTCATGGACTTAAAAATAATCATGAAAAACTTTTTCCGCCGGGTACGAGTTGGAACTATAACAATGTAGGAATCAATATGCTGATTAGATTAATACAGAAGTTATTTGAAACGCCCCTGTCAGAGGTCATGCAACAATACGTTTTCAAACCCTGCAATTTCATTGAGACAGGTTGGTGTAAGAATAGAGAAGCCAATTTAGTATGGTTAAATGAAGAATATGCTGATGACCAAGGGGGAGAAGCCAATCTTTTTGTAAGTGCCCGTGAATTGGCTTATTGGGGTTACCTTCACTTGAATCGTGGACTTGTCAATGGACGCCAGATTGTTCCGAAAGAGGTTATAGAACAAGCTACAAGTAATCAGAGCCCAGCAAATCTTGATGATACATTGCCTAGGAATGGCTTCGCTTGGTGGATTCAGGATAAGCCTAGAGCTATTTCTGAAATAGGAAATACACTCCCGCCCGGGTCCTATCAAATACTAGGACTAACTGGCTGTGCCTGTTTGGTTATTCCTGAACATCGGATAGTCGCGGTTAGAATGTACAATCAAACAGGTCCAAATCCACCAGGGTACGACTACTTAGAGGATATTAAGGCATTTGGAGACAAAGTCTTATCGTGTAGTTTGAATTCGGCCTCTTTATACGTCTAA
- a CDS encoding putative quinol monooxygenase, with translation MNKFAMYGKLTASPGKRDELILILLEASRSLKDMAGCELYIINESADDPDTIWVTELWSDAEAHAGSLKNEEVLAVIQRARPLIAGAEQVRLRPVGGKGLDV, from the coding sequence ATGAACAAATTTGCGATGTACGGAAAATTGACAGCCAGCCCCGGGAAACGGGATGAACTTATTCTAATATTGTTGGAAGCTTCGCGTAGCTTAAAGGATATGGCGGGCTGTGAGCTCTATATTATCAATGAATCCGCAGATGACCCCGATACGATCTGGGTCACTGAGCTGTGGAGCGATGCAGAGGCTCATGCCGGCTCTCTCAAGAACGAAGAAGTGCTGGCCGTCATTCAACGCGCACGTCCTTTAATCGCAGGCGCAGAACAGGTTAGACTCCGTCCCGTTGGCGGGAAGGGGTTAGACGTATAA
- a CDS encoding WYL domain-containing protein: protein MSKADNMLSILWLLRSGKRMTAQQLADDLEIHVRTVYRCIDSLCASGAPIIAEAGPNGGYRLLGEFVDSPLLFDSEEQKALVHASVFAREAGYPFTDALSRAVDKLKRYTNEEQLERINRHSSGLAVIQTPTDARELELLKRLEEAVARGESLNMDYAKGPELTPSHRVLDPYGIVHWKGLWYVAGFCRLRQEIRSFRVDRIVRLEAADTRFERPVAFSARDFLLHSLFPDSLEAETLVIVRLQGHEHALNELCKHWLFGHALIERRQPGEALFKLGKLSLQTYVPYFLLPYGKSLKILEPQILINRMAEVSLEMFKHYEAMQVKSEDKKG from the coding sequence TTGTCAAAAGCGGATAATATGCTGTCCATCCTATGGTTGCTTCGTTCGGGAAAGCGGATGACGGCGCAGCAGCTTGCGGACGATTTGGAGATTCATGTTCGCACCGTATACCGGTGCATTGATTCACTGTGCGCGAGCGGAGCCCCAATTATTGCCGAAGCCGGTCCGAACGGCGGTTACCGGCTTCTCGGTGAATTCGTCGATTCTCCGCTGCTCTTCGATTCCGAAGAGCAGAAGGCGCTCGTACATGCATCCGTCTTCGCACGGGAAGCGGGTTATCCGTTCACGGATGCGCTCTCCCGGGCGGTCGATAAACTGAAGCGATACACGAATGAAGAGCAGCTTGAGCGGATTAATAGACATAGCAGCGGGCTTGCCGTCATCCAGACACCCACGGACGCGAGAGAACTTGAATTGCTTAAGCGGTTAGAGGAGGCTGTAGCCCGGGGAGAATCGCTGAACATGGACTATGCCAAAGGACCTGAGCTTACGCCAAGCCATCGAGTCCTCGACCCCTACGGCATCGTGCATTGGAAGGGACTATGGTACGTTGCAGGGTTTTGCCGGTTGCGGCAAGAGATCCGAAGCTTCCGGGTGGATCGCATCGTCCGTTTGGAGGCGGCGGATACCCGCTTCGAACGTCCAGTTGCCTTTTCCGCGAGGGATTTCCTCTTACATTCTTTATTTCCGGATTCGCTCGAAGCTGAGACGCTAGTCATCGTAAGGCTTCAGGGACACGAACATGCGCTTAACGAGCTATGCAAGCATTGGCTGTTCGGTCATGCGCTGATCGAACGCAGGCAGCCCGGCGAAGCTCTTTTTAAGCTGGGAAAACTGTCGCTGCAAACCTATGTACCGTACTTTCTTCTTCCATACGGGAAGTCTCTCAAGATACTTGAGCCGCAAATACTAATCAATCGAATGGCTGAGGTCAGCCTCGAAATGTTTAAGCACTACGAAGCTATGCAAGTAAAATCAGAGGATAAGAAGGGATGA
- a CDS encoding DinB family protein: MFTKIEEFVAEWTSEAELTATVLDALTDDSLGQEVIEGRRMLGQIAWHLVQSLHYMTTLGLAFEAPSRGEEAPDSAAFIASEYRRISENLLNAVRTQWNDESLRESVMIEKEAWLNGSSLRYTIMHQAHHRGQMTVLMRQAGLRVPNVYGPTYDTWVEKGITPLI, from the coding sequence ATGTTTACAAAAATTGAAGAATTCGTTGCGGAATGGACTAGCGAGGCGGAATTAACTGCTACCGTACTGGATGCACTTACGGATGATTCTCTTGGACAGGAGGTTATCGAAGGCCGACGAATGCTGGGACAAATCGCCTGGCATCTGGTTCAATCGCTGCACTACATGACAACTTTGGGGCTCGCTTTCGAAGCTCCATCCAGAGGCGAAGAAGCTCCGGATTCTGCTGCATTTATAGCTTCGGAGTATCGGCGGATCAGCGAGAATTTGCTGAACGCGGTTCGAACGCAGTGGAATGACGAATCTTTGCGCGAGTCGGTCATGATTGAGAAGGAAGCTTGGCTGAACGGAAGTTCCCTTCGTTATACGATCATGCACCAAGCGCATCATCGCGGACAGATGACCGTTCTCATGCGCCAGGCCGGACTTCGAGTGCCTAATGTGTACGGTCCGACTTACGATACTTGGGTCGAGAAAGGGATAACACCTTTAATCTAA
- a CDS encoding TetR/AcrR family transcriptional regulator, with product MNTSDRIIEAATRLIREKGYQGVSTKAIATEAKVNESTIFRQFGSKQGILEAIVERHADIPQFEKLLKEDATDNPEVDLLNVSQQYRLFFHNNADIIMIGIRDTGMLPELDRVLAEPPVKLHSLLVEYFERLQKKKVIARQDERLTAMSFLSMCYGFQMSELIHRQYQSELITEEEFYKHSVSLFVKGMLSQS from the coding sequence ATGAATACTTCGGACAGAATCATTGAAGCCGCGACACGGCTCATCAGAGAGAAGGGCTATCAGGGAGTCAGCACCAAAGCCATTGCAACGGAAGCTAAAGTCAATGAATCTACGATTTTTCGGCAATTTGGAAGCAAGCAAGGCATATTGGAAGCCATCGTTGAAAGACATGCAGATATCCCGCAATTTGAGAAGCTGTTAAAAGAGGACGCAACGGATAATCCGGAAGTCGATCTGCTGAATGTAAGCCAGCAGTACCGTTTGTTCTTCCATAACAATGCGGACATCATTATGATTGGCATCCGTGACACAGGAATGCTTCCTGAATTGGACAGGGTGCTGGCTGAGCCGCCAGTGAAGCTGCACTCTTTGCTGGTTGAATATTTTGAACGCCTGCAGAAGAAAAAAGTGATAGCTAGACAGGATGAGCGTCTTACCGCTATGTCTTTTCTCTCGATGTGTTACGGGTTTCAGATGAGCGAGTTGATTCACCGGCAATATCAGTCCGAGCTCATCACTGAGGAAGAGTTCTACAAGCACAGTGTCTCATTGTTTGTTAAAGGAATGTTGTCTCAGTCATAA
- a CDS encoding MBL fold metallo-hydrolase codes for MKYGRIIRKPRVKFFEVAAGVFAGISPYRGISWANAGFINKGEGLVYDTFFDLFHAREMREAYKEVSNGGSPAYVVNSHYNSDHAWGNKVFEDACIIMHKEASRERLTENISWMDNVIRRGKDSLESTSGERFFAAEFEGFDLEGVEWVYPNIQIKDDISIRLDDTEVMIYNVAPAHSDSDLLLWMPKEKVLFAGDVVFNGCTAYSEEGTLNWVKVLDRIIDEIKPEIVVPGHGAICGLDFVKEQRDYLLNLISEFNKHYNDEIDSLSLTKQIDISRFLHWIQPERLYVTVDILLKSKRGLSPLPAWNEVPAKLEDMKAFLAGKYGNQIKPWNPMNVWQE; via the coding sequence ATGAAGTATGGACGTATTATCCGAAAGCCCCGCGTCAAATTTTTTGAAGTCGCAGCTGGCGTCTTTGCCGGTATTTCGCCGTATCGCGGTATCAGTTGGGCCAATGCCGGGTTCATCAACAAGGGTGAAGGGCTGGTGTATGACACGTTTTTCGATTTATTCCATGCACGGGAAATGCGGGAGGCTTATAAGGAAGTAAGCAACGGCGGCTCTCCCGCATATGTGGTGAACTCGCACTATAACAGTGACCATGCCTGGGGAAACAAAGTGTTTGAAGATGCTTGCATTATTATGCACAAGGAAGCCTCCAGAGAGCGTCTCACCGAGAATATCAGCTGGATGGACAACGTCATCAGAAGAGGGAAGGATTCTCTGGAATCGACTTCGGGCGAGCGGTTTTTTGCAGCAGAATTTGAAGGATTCGACCTGGAGGGCGTGGAATGGGTATACCCGAATATTCAGATCAAGGACGATATCAGCATCCGTCTTGACGATACGGAAGTCATGATTTACAACGTAGCCCCGGCCCACTCCGACAGTGACTTGCTGCTGTGGATGCCAAAAGAAAAAGTGCTGTTTGCCGGCGATGTCGTATTTAACGGTTGTACGGCATACAGCGAAGAAGGAACCCTCAATTGGGTTAAAGTGCTTGATCGCATTATTGATGAAATAAAACCCGAAATCGTTGTTCCAGGACATGGCGCCATCTGCGGCCTGGACTTCGTGAAGGAGCAGAGGGACTACCTCCTGAACCTCATCAGCGAGTTCAACAAGCATTACAATGACGAAATTGATTCCTTGTCCTTGACCAAGCAAATTGATATTTCCCGCTTCCTTCATTGGATTCAGCCAGAACGCTTGTATGTTACCGTGGATATCCTATTGAAAAGCAAACGAGGGTTATCCCCCCTTCCAGCCTGGAACGAGGTGCCTGCTAAGCTGGAAGACATGAAAGCCTTTTTGGCCGGAAAATATGGCAATCAGATCAAGCCATGGAACCCTATGAATGTATGGCAAGAATAG
- a CDS encoding APH(3') family aminoglycoside O-phosphotransferase: MNFGEKDAVPSELLELVGDDEASLIWVNTAKTYYLKGKSGVNKYLKIQEAGHAESLERQAQRLLWLYNKLPVPEVIDFGMIGNYEYLLTLELPGVEASNKQYSSNTEEMISLLAQGLRRIHEVSIEDCPFDHSFEQLMSTIQYKLSSGVKFDSTELRRKFGEDNVEKLLLEVNKYSRGLKEDLVFTHGDYSLPNIIIADDSISGFIDLGNCGIADRYYDLAVAEKSIIRNFGEQWVKLFFTSYGASEIDYTKIRFYQVVEHLVWA; encoded by the coding sequence GGTTGGAGATGACGAGGCTTCATTGATTTGGGTGAATACAGCGAAGACTTATTATCTTAAGGGTAAAAGTGGAGTAAATAAATATTTGAAAATCCAGGAAGCAGGACATGCTGAATCTTTAGAAAGACAAGCCCAAAGGTTATTGTGGTTATACAATAAGTTACCTGTTCCGGAGGTTATTGATTTCGGTATGATCGGGAATTATGAGTATTTATTAACACTTGAATTGCCAGGCGTGGAAGCTTCCAACAAGCAATATTCTTCGAATACAGAAGAGATGATCTCTTTATTGGCACAAGGTCTTCGGAGAATTCATGAAGTTTCAATTGAAGATTGTCCTTTTGATCATTCATTTGAACAGCTGATGAGCACTATTCAGTACAAATTGAGCAGTGGGGTTAAATTTGATTCAACGGAGCTGCGTAGAAAGTTTGGTGAGGACAATGTTGAAAAGTTACTGCTTGAAGTCAACAAGTATTCTCGGGGACTCAAAGAAGATTTAGTATTCACACATGGTGACTACAGCCTGCCAAACATCATTATTGCTGATGATTCTATAAGTGGATTTATTGATCTGGGGAATTGTGGGATCGCGGACCGTTATTACGATTTGGCAGTAGCTGAGAAGAGCATTATTAGAAACTTCGGCGAGCAATGGGTCAAGTTATTCTTTACATCCTATGGAGCTTCAGAAATCGATTATACCAAAATAAGATTCTACCAAGTTGTAGAGCATCTGGTTTGGGCCTGA